The Coccidioides posadasii str. Silveira chromosome 2, complete sequence genomic interval gaccaaaaaaaaaaaaaaagaaaagggaaaaagaaaaagaaaaaaggccATGAAGAACACCATAAAGATTGTGTGATCATTGACATCATTTTCATTAATCAACCAAGCGAGGGAATCGCAAATAATCATCGCGGGTCATTTATGAAGACTCAAGTGTGGGGATTGACAACAGACGAATCGGCTTGGGGTCGACAAAAGATTTTGCTAAACGGAGGGTCTGAGGTTCGCGTGTCGACCTCTGGCAGCAAACAGACTCCTTCTGCCTTTCGAACCACGTCTTTCAGTGCCCTCGTAACAACACCTGCACGTACGACAAGGTCCCGGAGAGATTGGGTGTCAAAGGCTAGCTTATGTTGTCCGTCGGAACCTTGTTTGGCAAAGGCGTTTTCGCGCAGCTTTCGATCTCGGTGTATCGTATCGAGAACATACTTGGCTTTTGTGGATGAGTCTGTTCGTGGGCGAAGGTGCTGCCTCCCATTGCACGAGACATGTTCTGCTTTGGAGAGTGCAAACTGGTCATCGGTAATCGCCACAGTATCAGATAGTCCTGACTGCTTAGCATACCCTAGTTCGGCATCAAACTCTTCGAGGCTAAATGTGAGAGACGAGGTTGAGCACCTCATCCTGAGCTCGTGCTCATATTCCTCGTCTTCCTCGAAAGTGGCCAGACTAATGATGCCTTGTGCTTCTTTCCACAATTCACTCGAAGGACCGTCAATTATATGCATCGCCCTAGCCCTAGCCCTGAGGAGTTTGAGCTCCTCTACTAGCACAGTCAGCTCTTGGACGTGACTAAATTGTCCATAAACACTCTCCTGTCGTTCCATGATTGCCTGAGGAACTTTCACGGTTTGCGTCATGCTCGGCGGGTCCTGGCGTTTCTCGGAAAGATTGGTTTGGCATTGGCGCTCGCTATCcccaaaatcaaaatcacCATCCCAATCTTCGCTTGCTCCCTTATTTCCTAAACCCCAAGTTGCGAACTTTTTGGCGCTGGGCTCCTTTGGTGCAACCGGCTCTCGCGAAAGTGGTACGCTTTGGCTTCGCAGATGAAGAGAGCTCGATGTACGGCGGATAGCAGTTCTACCCCCACGTAGGTCAAGGAACTGCTCTATATGAGAAGTTCTAGGTCGGGGTTCGGACCCTTGCTCGTCCTTTTTAATCTTTTGTTGTTCGGACCAGTCATAAAGACAGAGGTGAGAATTCTTCTCAGAGTTTTCGTTAAATGCGACGGATGAAACTGGACTACATGTAGTGGTTCTCTGAAAGTCCGACGCGGAAACGGAGTTTGTAACGGTGACAGTAAGATTGTTGTCATGCCGATTATTTGATGAAGGAAGGCCATTGTCATCATGGCGGGACTTTTCGATATTTTGGAGCTTAGTAGTTCGCCTAAGGCGCTGGGCTTGCGGACTACTTGAAGCAGACGATGAACTAGCATCTTTGTCTAATCCGGTATCCGAGAAACTTATCTGTGCGGGCGGTGAACCCTTCTCAGCATAAAGCAGATGCTGTTTATCGTCGGAGAAGCCCTCAAAAGAATGGGTAAGGGGCGTTGAGCGGTTTGATGCGAAATCAATATTGGGCGGATAATTTTCAGCGGGCAGAGAGACAAGTTTTGGGGCAGTAATCGGGGTTGACTGATCAAATATTGTTTCAATACGAGGACCACGACGGATCGATTTGTTGCTTCCGGCTGCACGGGTTGGCAATGAATCAAAGGCAATGTCGCTTTGGAAGTCGGTGTCATCTTCTTCCCCAGAACTAAACACCTTAATATCATTATCAGATCCAACCAACGTCGATGCTGGATCTGATCCTGCAGCTGAGTGACGTTGATTTACACAACAATCTACCGACGGTTGAGTGGAGTTCGCGGTCGGGGAACCTGGGGGGGAAGGGGCTCTAGGTGACGACTTTGAATCAAGGTTTGCATTGCCCGAATCAGCTGCAGCCAAATTAAGCGCCTCGCATCGAAGATTCGAAAAATTTGGAAGATGGCGCAAACGTGCCTTTGGAGTAAAATCCTCAGTCACGGCCGCAGTTCTCTCGAAGTGGGCTGCGGTCAGCTCTATTTGGGACGATGTACTCGGACGACGGAAGACGTCTGGGTCGGTGATGTTTCCTCTTCGTCGCGATTGCACAGAACCCCCATTAAGCCTCTCACTTTTGCATCTACGCGCGGAGTCTATAGACGGCAGATCCAGATAATCATTATCTTGtgaaaaagaagatctatGTGGCGCGTTCCTCGGCATGGTCCATGGAGATATGAGGTCTTCACTGTCAACGTCTTGCATAGAAGAGCAAGGTTTCAAGGGTACGTGTCTAGTAACGGGTCGATGCGCGAAAGGATCATCTCCTAAGTCTGCTGAATTCCATGACTGATGGCCTTTGGCGATCCTTGGTTGGTCTGAATTAACGATAGAATTGCTGTGCCGGTTCGTAGGTGCGATAGAGGATGCAAGTAACAAAGTGGGAGGGACACTGGAGTGAGAAACAAGCCGACACGAAGACCGGGTTCGATGTTTTGACGTCGCAGTCCGTCGCCTGCCGTAGCTCTCTGAACACCTTGTTGGGCGGGACCTGCTAAAGTATGGTCGCCATGGGCCGTCGTGATTTATGCCGAAGGCAGAGTTCCCACTCCGAATCGAAAAATTCGGAGTCAGCTTTGGGGGCGTAGACTCTACTCGGCTATCAGTTAATGAACGCTGGCG includes:
- a CDS encoding uncharacterized protein (EggNog:ENOG410PPFS~COG:S~BUSCO:1422at33183) — protein: MEHVSTLCAAGTIGIAATGFALGRPSPPKQRPLTARRRQSLLARRCHSRSNSAAEPRPATAAHPGFPSPNFLQQEPFPEVQAPHPAVNKGQQTEPRTPARKLEERTGIRPRRRTYVGPGITISEGEVTDEALPSPITGRPSSSWLRRLSTITSSLNGSSVSGSRPQSPSITSSTTPFFLSSHPVTSPNKLVKRSTSSHGLPESHPPFTAGPTSLPLLRRPATSHQRSATMRQRSLTDSRVESTPPKLTPNFSIRSGNSAFGINHDGPWRPYFSRSRPTRCSESYGRRRTATSKHRTRSSCRLVSHSSVPPTLLLASSIAPTNRHSNSIVNSDQPRIAKGHQSWNSADLGDDPFAHRPVTRHVPLKPCSSMQDVDSEDLISPWTMPRNAPHRSSFSQDNDYLDLPSIDSARRCKSERLNGGSVQSRRRGNITDPDVFRRPSTSSQIELTAAHFERTAAVTEDFTPKARLRHLPNFSNLRCEALNLAAADSGNANLDSKSSPRAPSPPGSPTANSTQPSVDCCVNQRHSAAGSDPASTLVGSDNDIKVFSSGEEDDTDFQSDIAFDSLPTRAAGSNKSIRRGPRIETIFDQSTPITAPKLVSLPAENYPPNIDFASNRSTPLTHSFEGFSDDKQHLLYAEKGSPPAQISFSDTGLDKDASSSSASSSPQAQRLRRTTKLQNIEKSRHDDNGLPSSNNRHDNNLTVTVTNSVSASDFQRTTTCSPVSSVAFNENSEKNSHLCLYDWSEQQKIKKDEQGSEPRPRTSHIEQFLDLRGGRTAIRRTSSSLHLRSQSVPLSREPVAPKEPSAKKFATWGLGNKGASEDWDGDFDFGDSERQCQTNLSEKRQDPPSMTQTVKVPQAIMERQESVYGQFSHVQELTVLVEELKLLRARARAMHIIDGPSSELWKEAQGIISLATFEEDEEYEHELRMRCSTSSLTFSLEEFDAELGYAKQSGLSDTVAITDDQFALSKAEHVSCNGRQHLRPRTDSSTKAKYVLDTIHRDRKLRENAFAKQGSDGQHKLAFDTQSLRDLVVRAGVVTRALKDVVRKAEGVCLLPEVDTRTSDPPFSKIFCRPQADSSVRDSGMVRKRTTTLFLFSILPIVPSSYQAIHPSLATSTVISSILHSKVPFRLGKSIPLDRNRPNVPVHESEGSDGNHTIPKSKVAELVRNQVNNDRDDGCISLW